In Thermocrinis minervae, a single genomic region encodes these proteins:
- a CDS encoding PhoH family protein: MEKVEERVDLGSFDEKFYAIVGRADENLKYFSELFGIKITARGTEIILKGEEDKVARAHKFITDIIKELKNRSMTAQEVRERAAEFVKEIQVQPQKEEVILVTHRKKAIYPKTKTQKLYVDAIKEKDIVFGIGPAGTGKTYLAMAMALVHLKENKVSKIILTRPAVEAGEKLGFLPGGIAEKVDPYLRPLYDALYDMVDYDKAAYMLERNIIEIAPLAFMRGRTLNDAFIILDEAQNATREQMKMFLTRIGFGSKVVITGDITQIDLPSKEQSGLVEAIKVLKDIDDIAFIYFTQEDVVRHPIVAKIIKAYEEFEGKHKDRKEGKRSKAENS; this comes from the coding sequence ATGGAAAAGGTTGAAGAAAGGGTAGATCTTGGTAGTTTTGATGAAAAGTTTTATGCCATAGTAGGTAGAGCAGACGAAAACCTCAAATACTTTTCTGAGCTCTTTGGTATAAAAATAACCGCTAGAGGAACAGAGATAATACTAAAGGGTGAAGAGGACAAGGTAGCAAGAGCTCACAAGTTCATAACCGACATCATAAAGGAGTTAAAAAATAGAAGCATGACAGCCCAGGAAGTTAGAGAAAGAGCTGCTGAATTTGTAAAGGAAATTCAGGTACAACCGCAGAAGGAGGAAGTAATACTTGTCACACATCGCAAAAAGGCCATATATCCAAAGACAAAGACTCAGAAACTTTACGTGGATGCCATAAAGGAGAAGGATATAGTCTTCGGAATAGGTCCTGCTGGAACAGGAAAAACATATCTAGCTATGGCCATGGCCTTGGTGCATCTCAAGGAAAACAAAGTAAGCAAGATAATACTCACAAGACCGGCAGTAGAAGCAGGTGAAAAGTTAGGCTTTCTTCCAGGTGGTATAGCAGAGAAGGTAGACCCATACCTTAGGCCTCTCTACGATGCTCTCTATGATATGGTGGACTACGATAAGGCAGCTTATATGCTTGAGAGAAACATAATAGAGATAGCCCCTCTAGCATTCATGAGGGGTAGAACCCTAAACGATGCTTTCATAATACTTGATGAAGCACAGAACGCTACGAGAGAACAGATGAAGATGTTCCTCACACGTATAGGTTTTGGTTCTAAGGTAGTAATTACAGGGGATATCACTCAAATAGACCTTCCCAGTAAGGAACAGTCTGGTCTTGTGGAAGCTATAAAGGTGCTCAAAGACATAGACGACATAGCTTTTATCTACTTTACTCAAGAAGATGTAGTAAGACATCCTATAGTTGCAAAGATAATAAAAGCCTATGAAGAGTTTGAAGGTAAGCATAAGGACAGAAAAGAGGGTAAAAGGTCTAAGGCTGAAAACTCTTAA